GGACGCCAGGGTGAACACCACCACCCGCCGGACGACCCGGCGCACGTCCGCCGGCCGCAGGGTCTTCGTCTCCACCTGCGCCGCCAGCCGCGCCCGCAGCCCCAGCCGTCCCGACAGCAGGATCGCGAACAGGGTCGCGAGCGTCATCAGCCCCAGCCCGCCGACCTGCACCAGGCCGAGGATGACGAGCTCCCCGAACGTCGACCAGCGCTCGCCGACGTCGCTCAGGACGAGCCCGGTCACGCACACCGCCGACGTGGCGGTGAACAGCGCCTCCACCGGCGACGCCGACCCGTCGTCCGCCGTCGCCGCGGGCAGGGACAGCAGCAGCGCGCCGGTGACGATCGTGACCAGGAACCCGGTGACCACGACCTGCGCCGGATGGTGGAACCGCTCCAGCAGAGCGGCCCCCCACGGCCTCGACCATCGTCCCCGGAACAGCGTGCACCCCCAGATCAGCAACCGACCCGGAAATACCACCACACATGGACGCGGCCTGGTCGCGCTCCCTCAGAAGACCCGCGGGCCGTCCCCAGGGAGGACACCCTAGGTCCAGCCGCCGTACGGGACGGTGAGGATCTCCATGTTGTGGCCGCTGGGGTCGGTGAAGTAGACGCCGCGTCCCCCGTCCCGCGTGTTGATCTGCCCGGCGCCGGACCCGTCCGGGTTCGCGTAGTACCGGGCGCCGGACTCCTTGATGCGGGCGAACATGGCGTCGAACTCCTCGTCCGGCACCAGGAACGCGCAGTGCTGGGAGCGGAAGTCGTCGGAGTCCATGAAGTCGATCGTGACCCCGTTCCCCGTCTTCACCGGAATGAACGGCCCCGTCCGGGCTCCCGCCTCGATCCCGAGGATGCGCGCCAGGAACTCGGCGGACGTCTTCTTGTCCTGCGCCGGAACGATGATGTGATCGAGCAGAACGGACATGGGTCCTCCCCGTACGCGGCCCGGCCGCTCCGGGCCTCCCACCGACGACCCTGCCCTCTCAACCTAACTTGAGGTCAAGCGCCCGCCGGTCCCTCCATGCCGAACACCATTCAGTGCGACCGTGCCCCCGTGCAGCTTCACCTGATCTCAAACCCCGGCCGCCGCCGACCACAACCCGCCCTCACAGGCGGAGGTGGCCTTCAACGAGTGGCGCGATCCGCTCGGCGATGGCCGGAACATCAGGGAGGACGTGCGTGGCGATGTCGAGCACGGTCGTGAAGAGCTCGTCCTCGGCCGCCGGGTCGAATCGTGCTCCGTTGAGCTTGAGGAAGACATCGGTCGCGGCGAACGCCACTCGTTTGTTCCCGTCCGTGAACGGGTGTGAGGTGGTGAGCGAATGAAGGAGCGCGGCGGCCTTCTCAATCAGCGTGGGGTAAGGGTCCATTCCGAAGGCCACGGTGGAGGGCCGTGCGGCCGCAGACGCGACCAGCCCGACGTCACGCACGTTGAGGTTCTCGTCCACGATCCTGCGGCCGATGGCGATGATCTCTTCGGCGGTCAGGTACCGCACGTCACGCGTCGCCCAGCCGGTCGAGGAGCCTCCGGTGGTCCTCGCCGGTCTCGTCGGCGAGCCGCAGGACATGGGCGAGTTCGCGACGCTGCCGGTACTCCTCCAGCGCCGTGATCAAGATCGCGTTCTTGGACTGGCGTTCCTCCGAGGCCACCTGATCGAGCCATGCGTCGAGGTCGGCGGGAAGACGTGCTGCGAATGCCACGGCGACGCTCCTTCAGATGGCGGCGACTGGTATCACCGATGATACCGGCCGCGGCATCACTCTCATCCCTGCGTCATCTGGATGGGGCGGGGCGCCTCACGGCGGGTCGTGGGCGGTGTGCGGGTCAGGCGCTGGCGCAGGTGATGCAGGTTCGGGCCGTCGGCCGGGCCTCCAGGCGCCCCTCGCCGATCGGCTTCTCGCAGCGTTCACAGACGCCGTAGGTGCCGTCGCGGAGCCGGCGCAGCGCGTCCTCGATGTCGGCCAGATTCTCACGGGCCCGCGCCAGGGACGCCTCGATCCGGGCGCGCTCGTAGGCGATCGTGGCGCCCTCCGGGTCGTGCTCGTCGTCCACGTTGGCGTACGCCGACCCTCGGACGACACCGTCCCAATCACCACTGAGCGACGCGATGAGCTCCAGCGTCGCATCACGATCTGCGATGAGTCGCTTCTCCACAGTAGTCATCGCCCCCCTTCAACGCCCCCCGCCCCGCCCAAAATTCCGGAGGAGGGGCGGGTGGGCGATGGGGTGGAGGCGGGCCCCATCGCCCTTGGGGGTCAGGAGAGGCAGCGGACGCGTTTGCGTTCGTTCTCGGGGGCGAGGGCGTTGGCGATGATCCGGTGGGTGACGGGGCTGGCGACGATGGCCGCGTGCTCGGCGATCGAGAGGCGGCACACGTCCTGGAGGAGGACGTTGTTCACGTTGTCGCCGGTGAGGAACTGCGAGCGGTACGGGGTGACGATCTCGTCGTACTTGGTGGCGATGACGGTGTACTCGACGCCGGGCACGGTCTGGCCGCCGGCGTTGAGCTCGGTGAGGAAGTCCGAGCCCCTCACCTGCTGGTAGCACGAGTAGCAGACGTGGCTGGTGAGGTCGACGATGCCGAACCACTTGGCGAGCTTCGTCAGCCCCCAGAGGTTCGTGCCGTCGTTGGACGGGGCGATGCCGACCAGGTGGCGGACGTGCTCGGCGCCGCCGAGGTACTTCAGGTAGTAGCGCGGCATCATGCCGCCCTGGGAGTGGCCGACGAGGTCGACCTTTTCGGCGCCGGTCTTCGACTTCACCTCCTGGACGAACGCGGCGAGCTGCCGCGCGGACACGGTGATGTCTCCCGTGCCCTGGAAGAAGCCGTGCGGCTTGCCGCCGTAGTTGAAGGCGTAGACGCAGTGTCCGGCCTTGCGGAGCGCCGGGACGGTGGCGAACCAGTTGTCGAGTGCGTTGGCGAACGTGCCGTGGACGAGGATCAGCGGGACGGGCCGTGACCGGGAGCGGCACGACCAGTCGTTGACCCCGGCCGGGAGCAGGCCGGGGACGGGCGCGTCGGACGGGGAGTCGCCGGTGGACGGGGGTGGCGGGGTGTCGGCTGAGGCGGGGGCGGTGAACAGGGGGGTGGTGAACAGGGGGACGGCCAGCAGGAGCGCGGCGAGGGTGGTGAGAAGGCGCATGGGCTCCCTTCCCTGCGTAAGCAAGTACTTGCATGGTGCACCAAGAAGAATGTCGTGAGAAGGGGTGGTTTGTTCCGCGATGTCCTGATTGGTGGGACGAGTTCGATCGAGCAGTTCCCCCGGTACTACGACGGCGCGCTGCCCATGTGCGGGGTGCTCGGCGACCACGAGCTGTTCGACTTCTTCCTCGACTACAACCTGGTCGCTCAGGAGCTGGCGGGCGTCCATGAGTATCCGGTGACGGAGAACTACGCCACCGTGACCGTCCCGAAGATCCTGGAGAACCTCGGGCTGACCGGGTTGACGCCCGGCGGCCCGGACACCGCGAACGAACGCGGTAAGCAGTTCCGCGCCATCGCCGTCAACCGCTCGGGCGGGCCGAGGCCCGGGGACGCGGCGGCGTTCGCGTACTGGAAGAGCTTCCCGTTCACGCTGGCGACCCCGCCCGTTCCCGGCGCGACCCTGGCCGAGAACCCGGACCAGCTCTCCACGAACCTGCTCACCTGGTACAGCCCGAACAGGCCGTTCAACGTCAACGCCGGTGTGCAGAGGGTGCGGGCCGAGAATCTGCCGGCGCGGCTGTCGAACCGGCTCACCCAGATCCCGCGCGTCAACGGGCGTCCGGGCGTTCCGGTGCTGAGCCTGCACGGGCTCGGCGACATGTTCGTCCCGTTCTCCATGGAGCAGATCTACGCCTCCGAAGTGGCGTGGCACCGCCGGTCGCGGTTCCTCGTGCAGCGGGCGATCCGCACGGTCGAGCACTGCGAGTTCTCCGCGGCCGAGGCGGGGACGGCCTGGGACGACCTGGTCCGCTGGGTCGAGCGCGGCAAGCGTCCCGGCGGGGACGTGACCACGAAGCCGCGGGTGGTGGCCCGCTCCGACTACGGCTGCCGCTACAGCGACCGCGCCGCCTACGACGCCGGCGCCGGCACCCGGAGGCTGTTCCCCGCCTGCCCCTGAGCCGCTATTTCGGGCGGACCTCTTCGAGGCGGGGCGGGGGGTGGCCGCGGGGGCCGCGGATCAGGAAGGTGCCGATGAAGACGAGGAGGCCGGACAGGGCCAGCACCAGCTGTGACGGGCGGAGCCCGAAGGGGCTGACGTCCCAGCTCTTGAGGAGGTCGGCGGTGGCGCCCGCGCCCAGCGCCGCCAGCGCCAGGCCGAACCGCAGGACGGCGTGGAACGCGGTGAGCGCCAGGTTGCGGAGATAGCCGTCCAGGCCCTCCTGCAGGTAGGTGATGCCCCCGACCAGCGCGGCGGTCGCGGACGCGCCGAACAGCACCGCGCCGACGAACGCCCAGGCCGTGGACGCGATCAGGCCCATGGCGGCGATCACGATGCCCTGGACGGCGGTCGCCGTGCGGACCTGCGCCATCAGGTTCCACCGGCCGCGCCGGACGATCAGCAGGCCGGTCACGGCGCCGACCCCGAACAGCGCGACCAGCGTCCCGAACCCGATCGGGCCCGCGTCCAGGACGTTGCGGACGAACACCACCCCGAGCGAGAACAGCGCGCCCAGCCCCAGCGCGATCACCGCGACGCCCGGCAGGATCCCGCGGACGACCTCCAGCCGGAGCCCGTCGATGAACCGGCCCTGCCGCCTGCCCTCGCGGGTGGTGAGCGGTTCCCCGGCGCCGGGGCCGAGGTCCGGGATGGAGCGGATGAAGAAGTAGGACACCAGGTACGTCGCCGCGTTCAGCCAGAACACCAGGACGTAGCGCCAGTGGCCCTCCCAGCCGAGGCTGTTCGACGCCCACAGCAGCAGCCCGAACACCCCGGCGCCGACCGGGATCATGCCGTAGGAGGTGGCCATCGTGATGCCGTTGGCCAGTTCCAGGGTGCCGGTGTCGTGCTCCTGGCCGTCCCGGCGTTTCCTTCCCCGGCCGGGCCCGCTGATGAGGTAGGGGATCGCGGCGTCCCGGGCGGGCAGGAACACCAGGCCGACGACCTCGATGGCGAACGCCCAGAAGTACACCCACCACAGCCAGGGCAGGACGGGCAGCAGCACCGCCATCCCGACCCGGATCAGGTCGGATTTCATCATCACGCTGCGGCGCCGCCACCGGGTGACGATCCGCGCCGCCACCGGCGCGCCGACCGCGTAGGGGAGCAGGCGCAGCACCAGCACCCCGCCGACCGCCGTCGTGGAGCCGCTCAGCTCCAGCACGAAGTACATCAGGGCGAGCGTGCCCATCCAGTCACCCAGCGAGGAGGTGATCTGCCCGATCATGAGCCGCCGGAAGTCGCGGCGGTTCAGCGGCCCTCGGAGTCCCACACCGGAGCCTTCCGTGCCGCTTGCCGGGACCGCGGCCGCGCCACCGGTGCCGCCGATGCGTCCGGGGGGTCGTGGAGGAGGCCGGCGAGCCGGGCGGCGGCCCGGTCCCAGCTCCAGGTCGCGCACACCCAGCGGCGGCCCGCCTCGCCCATGCGGCGTGCGGCGGACGGGTCGTCCAAGAGTTCGTTCAGCGCGCGTGTCAGCTCACGGGGGTCGGCCGCGTCGACCACCATCCCGGTCTCGCCGTCGAGGACCGACTCGGGGCTGCCCCCGGACCGCCCGACCACGACCGGGAGCCCGGCGGCCGACGCCTCCAGCACCGACAGCCCGAGCCCCTCGACCTGCAGGCCGCGGCGCTCGTCGCGGCACGGCAGGACGAACGCGTCCGCGGCGGCGTAGTAGCCCGGCAGGTCCGCGTCCGGCACCGGCCCGGTCAGCGTGACCGTGCCGGGGACCTCGCGCTCCGCCCGGTCGGCGAGCCGCCGCCGCATCGGGCCCTCGCCGACGATGACGAGCCGCGCGCCCGGATGCCGCCGGAGGACCTCGGGCCAGGCGTCCAGGAGCCGGTCGTGGCCCTTGCGGAGGACGAGGCGCGACACGCTGACGACGACGGGCCCGTCGCCGAGCCCGTGCCGGCGGCGCGCCGTCGCGCCGTCAAGCCCGGGCCGAAAACGGGACGGGTCCACGGCGCCGGCGAGCTGCACGAGCCGCGTCCGGTCGCCGAGGGCGGCGGCCACCTCGGCGCGGCACGTGTCGGTGAGGTAGGTCAGCGCGTCGATCGTCCGGGACACGGCGCGCAGCGCGGCGCGGGTGGGCGCGGCGCGGAACCAGCCGATCTCCTGGCCGTGGGTGGACGCGACCAGCCGCCGCACCCCGGCCGCCTTCACCAGCGGCGCGTACATCGCGAACGGCGCGGCGGCGGGGATCCACGCGGTGTGGACGCCGTGTTCGGCGACGAGCCGGCGCAGCCCCCGGAACAGCAGGTAGCCGTGCCGCCGCACGACGGGGAAGCCGAGCCCCGCGTCGAACCCGGAGGCCCCCGGCCACGCGGGCGCGACGACGACGAGCCGGTCGGCGGGGAGCCTGCGCACCAGCTCCCATGTGAACGTCTGGACGCCGCCCGGCTCCGGTGGGAAGTGCCCGGTCATCACGAGCGTCCGGGGTATGTCCATGCAGACCCGTTTTCCCAGGTACGGGCGGCCCATGCGCCCGGGTCCGGCCACACGCGCCCGTGGCCGGACCGGTCGTCGGCGCGACCGTAAAGGCGGGGTCACAGGTCGGTAGCGATGATCTTCTCGATGTTCCGCTCGGCGAGGGCGGTGATGGTGACGAACGGGTTGACGGTGGTGTTGCCGGGGATCAGCGAGCCGTCGATGGCGTAGAGGCCGGGGTACCCGTGCAGGCGGCCGTAGTTGTCGGTGGCCTTGCCAAGGACGGCGCCGCCGAGCGGGTGGTAGGTGAGGTGGTCGCCCCAGATCTTGTAGATGCCGAACAGGTCGGTCCGGTAGATCGTCCCCTCCTTCCGGTTGATCTTGTCGAAGATGCTCTTGGCGCGGTCGATGCTGACCTGCTTCCAGGACGCCTGCCAGTTCAGCTCGACGCGTCCGGCCGCGGCGTTCCAGGTGAACTCCGCGCGGTGCGGCGTGTCGGTGATCGACAGGTAGAACGAGGCCCACGTCTCGATCCCGGTCGGGATGGGCGCGACCTCGGCGAACGCGCCGCCGTCGTCCCAGTTGTCGATGCCCGCGGTCGGGATGGACGACTGGAGCGCTCCGGTCGGGTCCCACAGGTGGTTGGCGCGGCCGCACATGACGTTGCCGTTGTCGCCCCAGCCCTTGCCGACCTCGCCGCTCAGGTTCGGCAGCTTGCCGGTGGCGCGCATCCGCACGAGCAGCTTGCTGGTGCCGACGCTGCCCGCCGCGAAGAACACGCGGTCGGCGGTGACGGTCTTGGTGGCCGTGACGCCGCCGGTCGTGTCGAGCTGCTCGATGACGACCGTGTACCCGCCGCCGGACGCGGGCGACACCGACGTCACCCTGTGCAGCGCCGAGATCGTGACGAGACCGGTGGCCTTGGCACGTGCCAGGTATGTCTGTTGCAAAGACTTCTTGCCGTGGTTGTTGCCGTAGAGGATCTCGGCGGCGAGCGCCGACTTCGGGACCGTTCCAGCCGCCTCCTGCTCCATGTAGTCGAAGTCGTAGACGTTCGGGACGTAGAGGAAGTCGAAGTTCGACCGCTGGGCGTGCTTCCGGCCGACGCGGGAGTACTGGTAGGCGGGGGTGCTGTCGAACCAGGACACGTCGATCTCGTTGACGCCGAGCTCGGCGTTGGCGCGCGGGTAGTAGACGTCGTACATCTCGGCGGCGTTCACCGAGGGCAGGACGGAGCTGAACCGCGCCCGCTTCGGCGTGACCGCCATGCCGCCGTTGACCAGCGAGCCGCCGCCGACGCCGCGGCCCTGGTAGACGAGGATCTCACCGAAGTCCTCGGCGTCGAGGATGCCGGTGTACCGGGGGACGTCCTTGTCGAGCGGGAAGCCGAGGAAGTTGACGATGGGCTGCTTGGTCCTGGTCCGCAGCCAGTAGGACCGGTAGTCGGGCGTGCGGGTGTTGGCGAAGATCTTCCCGTCCGGGCCGGGGGTGTCCCAGGCCATGCCCATCTCGACCATGTGCACGGGGACGCCGGCCTGGGCGAGGCGGAGGGCGGCGACGGAGCCGCCGTAGCCGGTGCCGATGATCAGGACGGGGACGTGGGCGCCGTTGCCGATCGGTCCCGCCGCGGCGGCGGCCCGGCCCGGCAGGCCCAGCAGGCTCAGCCCGGCGATAGAACTTGTTCCAATGAGGAAGCGGCGGCGGGACGTCCCGCCGGATCTCTCGCTGGGAGCGGTGGAGGCAGCCATGTGACCCTCCTCATTCTCGATGAGACTGAAACGGGTTCTATATCGGAATGTGAGTCGGGTCACCTGGTTACTTGAGAGTAGTTCATGTCCACATCTGGCAACCAAGCATTTGCTTGGCTAACGGCCGGGCTTCTGTTACATTCCGCGCATGGTCTCCGCGATCGTCTGGGGCACCGGCAACGTCGGGCGGCTCGCCGTCCGCGCCGTGGACGCCCAGCCCGGACTGGAACTCACCGGCGTGATCGTCCACGACCCCGGCAAGGCCGGGCGCGACGCGGGCGACCTCGCCGGGCTCGGCCGCGACCTCGGCGTCACCGCCACCACCGACGTCGACGCCGTCCTCGCCTCCCGGCCGCAGGCCGTGGTGTACGCGGCGTCCGGCGACGTCCGCCCCGACGACGCCCTCGCCGACGTCCTCCGCGCGATCCGCGCCGGCGCCGTCGTCGTCACCCCCGCCCTGTACGCCCTCTACGACCAGCGCAACGCCCCGCCCGAGATGCGGCAGGCGGTCCTCGACGCGGTCGCCGAGGGCGGCGGCTCGCTGTTCGTCTCCGGCGTCGACCCGGGCTGGGGCAACGACGTCCTGCCCCTCATGATCAGCGGGCTCGCCGGGACCATCGACGTGATCCGCTGCCAGGAGATCTTCGACTACACCACCTACGACCAGCCCGACTCCGTCCGGTACCTGGTCGGCATGGGCCAGCCGATGGACTACGAGCCGCCCATGCTCGCCGCCACCGTCCCCACCATGGTGTGGGGCGGGCAGGTCCGGCTGATGGCCCACGCCCTGGGCGTCGAACTGGACGAGATCCGCGAGACCGTGGACCGCCTCCCGCTGGACGAGACCGTCACCACCCGCTCCATGGGCGACTTCGAGAAGGGCACGCAGGGAGCGGTCCGCTTCGAGGTGCAGGGCATCGTCCAGGGCGAACCCCGCATCGTCATCGAGCACGTCACCCGAATCCACCCGTCCTGCGCCCCCGACTGGCCGAAGCCGCCGGACGGCGACGGCGCGCACCGCGTCATCATCGAGGGCGAGCCGCGCATCGAGGTCACGGTCGAGGCCACCGACGCGCACGGCAACCGCGCCGCCGGCGGCAACGC
The sequence above is drawn from the Actinomadura hallensis genome and encodes:
- a CDS encoding TraR/DksA family transcriptional regulator, which encodes MTTVEKRLIADRDATLELIASLSGDWDGVVRGSAYANVDDEHDPEGATIAYERARIEASLARARENLADIEDALRRLRDGTYGVCERCEKPIGEGRLEARPTARTCITCASA
- a CDS encoding glycosyltransferase family 4 protein, yielding MDIPRTLVMTGHFPPEPGGVQTFTWELVRRLPADRLVVVAPAWPGASGFDAGLGFPVVRRHGYLLFRGLRRLVAEHGVHTAWIPAAAPFAMYAPLVKAAGVRRLVASTHGQEIGWFRAAPTRAALRAVSRTIDALTYLTDTCRAEVAAALGDRTRLVQLAGAVDPSRFRPGLDGATARRRHGLGDGPVVVSVSRLVLRKGHDRLLDAWPEVLRRHPGARLVIVGEGPMRRRLADRAEREVPGTVTLTGPVPDADLPGYYAAADAFVLPCRDERRGLQVEGLGLSVLEASAAGLPVVVGRSGGSPESVLDGETGMVVDAADPRELTRALNELLDDPSAARRMGEAGRRWVCATWSWDRAAARLAGLLHDPPDASAAPVARPRSRQAARKAPVWDSEGR
- a CDS encoding type II toxin-antitoxin system death-on-curing family toxin, giving the protein MRYLTAEEIIAIGRRIVDENLNVRDVGLVASAAARPSTVAFGMDPYPTLIEKAAALLHSLTTSHPFTDGNKRVAFAATDVFLKLNGARFDPAAEDELFTTVLDIATHVLPDVPAIAERIAPLVEGHLRL
- a CDS encoding GMC oxidoreductase; translation: MAASTAPSERSGGTSRRRFLIGTSSIAGLSLLGLPGRAAAAAGPIGNGAHVPVLIIGTGYGGSVAALRLAQAGVPVHMVEMGMAWDTPGPDGKIFANTRTPDYRSYWLRTRTKQPIVNFLGFPLDKDVPRYTGILDAEDFGEILVYQGRGVGGGSLVNGGMAVTPKRARFSSVLPSVNAAEMYDVYYPRANAELGVNEIDVSWFDSTPAYQYSRVGRKHAQRSNFDFLYVPNVYDFDYMEQEAAGTVPKSALAAEILYGNNHGKKSLQQTYLARAKATGLVTISALHRVTSVSPASGGGYTVVIEQLDTTGGVTATKTVTADRVFFAAGSVGTSKLLVRMRATGKLPNLSGEVGKGWGDNGNVMCGRANHLWDPTGALQSSIPTAGIDNWDDGGAFAEVAPIPTGIETWASFYLSITDTPHRAEFTWNAAAGRVELNWQASWKQVSIDRAKSIFDKINRKEGTIYRTDLFGIYKIWGDHLTYHPLGGAVLGKATDNYGRLHGYPGLYAIDGSLIPGNTTVNPFVTITALAERNIEKIIATDL
- a CDS encoding VOC family protein, whose product is MSVLLDHIIVPAQDKKTSAEFLARILGIEAGARTGPFIPVKTGNGVTIDFMDSDDFRSQHCAFLVPDEEFDAMFARIKESGARYYANPDGSGAGQINTRDGGRGVYFTDPSGHNMEILTVPYGGWT
- a CDS encoding dihydrodipicolinate reductase; translation: MVSAIVWGTGNVGRLAVRAVDAQPGLELTGVIVHDPGKAGRDAGDLAGLGRDLGVTATTDVDAVLASRPQAVVYAASGDVRPDDALADVLRAIRAGAVVVTPALYALYDQRNAPPEMRQAVLDAVAEGGGSLFVSGVDPGWGNDVLPLMISGLAGTIDVIRCQEIFDYTTYDQPDSVRYLVGMGQPMDYEPPMLAATVPTMVWGGQVRLMAHALGVELDEIRETVDRLPLDETVTTRSMGDFEKGTQGAVRFEVQGIVQGEPRIVIEHVTRIHPSCAPDWPKPPDGDGAHRVIIEGEPRIEVTVEATDAHGNRAAGGNATAVGRLVGAIDWLVDAGPGLYDALDVPVRPAVGKLGGTRP
- a CDS encoding esterase/lipase family protein encodes the protein MRLLTTLAALLLAVPLFTTPLFTAPASADTPPPPSTGDSPSDAPVPGLLPAGVNDWSCRSRSRPVPLILVHGTFANALDNWFATVPALRKAGHCVYAFNYGGKPHGFFQGTGDITVSARQLAAFVQEVKSKTGAEKVDLVGHSQGGMMPRYYLKYLGGAEHVRHLVGIAPSNDGTNLWGLTKLAKWFGIVDLTSHVCYSCYQQVRGSDFLTELNAGGQTVPGVEYTVIATKYDEIVTPYRSQFLTGDNVNNVLLQDVCRLSIAEHAAIVASPVTHRIIANALAPENERKRVRCLS
- a CDS encoding MFS transporter, with translation MGLRGPLNRRDFRRLMIGQITSSLGDWMGTLALMYFVLELSGSTTAVGGVLVLRLLPYAVGAPVAARIVTRWRRRSVMMKSDLIRVGMAVLLPVLPWLWWVYFWAFAIEVVGLVFLPARDAAIPYLISGPGRGRKRRDGQEHDTGTLELANGITMATSYGMIPVGAGVFGLLLWASNSLGWEGHWRYVLVFWLNAATYLVSYFFIRSIPDLGPGAGEPLTTREGRRQGRFIDGLRLEVVRGILPGVAVIALGLGALFSLGVVFVRNVLDAGPIGFGTLVALFGVGAVTGLLIVRRGRWNLMAQVRTATAVQGIVIAAMGLIASTAWAFVGAVLFGASATAALVGGITYLQEGLDGYLRNLALTAFHAVLRFGLALAALGAGATADLLKSWDVSPFGLRPSQLVLALSGLLVFIGTFLIRGPRGHPPPRLEEVRPK